The sequence TATGAGATATTTATTTCAGAGTATTTAACAGAGACAGCTATTGCGATTGGGATCTTCCTTTTATTTTTAGTGTTAAGGAAGCTATTTGCAAAATATGTGTTTAATTTACTATTAAGGTTTAGCGACAAGATAAAAACAACGGTGTTAACATCAATTTTTACAGCTTTTGAAAGACCTGTTCAATGGTTATTTGTTGTAATTGGATTGTATGTTGCTGTACGCTATTCTTCAATATTGGATCATAATAATATACTGTTTTTAGATATCGTGCGCTCAGGGGTTGTCATTATCATTAGCTGGGGATTATACAACTTAACAGCGTCTACTTCCAATATTTTCGACAAGCTTACTAATAGATACAGTCTTGAAATTGATAAAATACTAATTCCATTTATTTCAAGAATTTTAAGAGTCATTATTGTTTTAATCACAATTAGTATTGTTGCTCAAGAGTTTGATTACAATGTGTCAAGCTTTGTAGCGGGGCTTGGCATTGGAGGCCTTGCGATTTCCTTAGCTGCCAAAGATGCAATCGCAAATTTGTTTGGTGGCTTTATCATTATTACAGAAAAGCCGTTTACGATTGGTGATTGGATTAAAACGCCTGCAGTCGAGGGGACCGTTGAGGAAATCACTTTTCGTAGTACAAGAGTTCGAACAGCAGCAGATGCTGTTGTGACCGTGCCAAATGCGACATTATCAAATGATACGATTACTAACGTGAGTAAAATGGAAAAAAGACAAGTCAATTTTCAATTAAATATTTTATACAATACTTCAAAAGAACAATTAGGACGGGTCGTTAATAAAATCAGGGAATTGTTGATGAATGACCCAGGGATTCATCAAGATGCGATTACAGTCTCTTTTGACCAATATCAAGAAAATGGATATGGAATCTCTCTTAATTTCTTTACCATAACAACAGAATATGTTGATTATGTAAAAGTGAAGGAAGAAATTAATTTTAAAATTATGGAGATCCTTGAGCAAGAAGGTGTTAAACTGGCCATTCCAAGTAGGAATCTAGCATTAGGCGAGGAATTAGAGAAGCAATTGAAAAAAGGAAATGTACAAGGTTAAACCTCTTTCGGTTATTGAAAGAGGTTTTTGTTTTGAAAAATATGGACTGATTTATTAT is a genomic window of Niallia sp. XMNu-256 containing:
- a CDS encoding mechanosensitive ion channel family protein, giving the protein MTYEIFISEYLTETAIAIGIFLLFLVLRKLFAKYVFNLLLRFSDKIKTTVLTSIFTAFERPVQWLFVVIGLYVAVRYSSILDHNNILFLDIVRSGVVIIISWGLYNLTASTSNIFDKLTNRYSLEIDKILIPFISRILRVIIVLITISIVAQEFDYNVSSFVAGLGIGGLAISLAAKDAIANLFGGFIIITEKPFTIGDWIKTPAVEGTVEEITFRSTRVRTAADAVVTVPNATLSNDTITNVSKMEKRQVNFQLNILYNTSKEQLGRVVNKIRELLMNDPGIHQDAITVSFDQYQENGYGISLNFFTITTEYVDYVKVKEEINFKIMEILEQEGVKLAIPSRNLALGEELEKQLKKGNVQG